The sequence GTACAGAAATGGGCATTCATCCTACAGAGGAAAACCACAGAGCAGGACTAGAtctcagaaaacaaagaaagagatCATATTATCATAAAGGAGAACTAGAATGGAACAAGCCTTAAAGAACTGATTTCTCCCACTGAATACTAATTTTAGCCATTCTAATCACTCTGTGTGACAGATACTGAATAGGTAGACTGACTTCTGATCATTTATCACACGTTATAATTTGATACCCTGCAGTGTAACCATAAATGGACTAGGTTTTGTACAACTCATGTCAACGTTTCAAAAATAACAGGTCTGACCAGGTTCGGCTAAATTatcaacaaaaaacccagaagttaCTTGGGACAGAAAATATTTGGGAGGAATCCACATTAAGGAGAATTAAAACTAGTTTGTTGTAGAAGGCTCTGAATAATTTACAGAACTTTAACATTAACCAGTCTTAGGCAAACAAGAATGAGGCAGCCTTACCAGCAAGTATTTTTCTTGTCCATATACATAGACTGTATTAATGGCATAGTAAGATTTGTGTTCTGCACGTATTTGCCTCTGTctctgaaaaagcagaatttcatgTTAGACCACAGCAACTTTTCCCTTTAAGTTAGATTGGAACAGCTGGTTTACTCCAtttaatgaattaaaattatagttatctttggggtttttgcaaGGAAATGCACAGCTATAATCTATGATGTACAAGTCATTATTGCATGCAATAGCCACTGCCAAAatagaacaaaaccaaaaaaacccaaactcctCCAAGTAATTCTGCATTTCCTTGAAGAACTCAGCAAACTGAGTAATAACCATTCAAGCTCTAAGATCAATCACTTCTGCTGTCTAATCTTAACTCAAGAGCATATATAGGTGAATAGAGGCAGTATGTTTCTTACTATTAGATTTCTTCCAAGAAGAGCTTGAAGAACTCCACTTTTCCCACAGCCTTTCATTCCAACAACGTTGCATCGGAAGACATTTCGCTGAGTCTGTTTTTTCTGGAGGTCTATCTTTTTATCTcttgtcacttttggaaaaacacaaatatttttcacaagATATAAATGCAtgtgaaaacatgaaaatgcaCACAAAACAATCTTCCAAGAATATTAAAGGTTTCACTTGAGCAGAAAGTAAAAGAGAGTAAATGAAAATAGATGAACCATCAAACAATTTACTCTCTAGTatatttctaaatttaaatttctgtgTTGTATCAAATTTTTATTACCTGTAATTGCTGATGCTTGAGATTCTTGCTCTGCAAGTATGGAGTACCCTAAATAACCCAGGTACTCCAGGCAACGCTGCACATCCAGGTATGTGGTTAGTCTGGCAGAGGGGACAAAAAGAATTTTCAATTGTCACCATCTGGGGTACCAATTCTTCACAGTACTGAAACAATCCTTGTCTCCTATCTCCAGACTGACATGACAGAAACATTCCTGGCACTATGCAGTACTGAAGGACAAAAGTCTCTGAGAGTAAGGGGTGATAATCAGTCTTACTGGTCACCAGAACTCTACAAAGGCAGTACTTGCAGAGGCCTGTCAACCCACACTGTATTTTCTTATCTCCCCAAACaacattttcctcattttctgtattttaaattgggaaaaaaaaaaaccttactATTGAGCACTATTTTTCAAATCATCTCTAAGGGGCAGAACAACAGCAGTAACATTTCAACAGGGATCATAGGGATTTCCACATTTTGAAGAGACACTCCTTCATTGTTAGCAGTAAATACTGGCCAAATCCTGAACAGGTTATAACAACAGTCTGAAGATCAGGCCACTGGATGGATACAAAAACTTGACTGCTTGGATCAATTTTCAACTATAGAACTTCTACTCTTTCCAATAGTTTTTAAGAGGAATCTACAAACACATGATCATACCCAAAGTTCCCAACTAAAAATCTCCTGTATCACACTTACGTCCACTGCGAGAGAAACCCTTGGTACGTGATCCATCCTCTTTCATTTGTACAAACTGTGTTGTTCACATCAGGTCCCCATGGCATGTAAGGGAAGACTTTGAACAAGTCTTTCAATTCATCAGGAGATAAAGCACAATCTCTATCCTGAAACAAAATACAGTATCAGACATAATTTAATTAGTGCCTATTCTAAACTGGTATTTTCTTGCTGTACACTTGCAAGATTCAAGAAACCAagcttatttctttttaatcattgttctttccttgttttttaaTAAGATTAAATGTATAagctaattaaaaacaatttggTACTACTGCTATAACTGCCAACTCTCCTTGTAGACAATCGTAAGCTGCAGGTTAGTTCTGACTCTATAGGTTAACCTGAATAAAATGACATCAtgataaaaacacatttttgttaGCAAAACTCCTGACAAACCCAGGCTTGTAAACATAaagacacatacacacacacactcaaaTTAAATGCTTACCAAATCATGTTTATCAAAAATACTTTGAAGAAACAAGTATGCATGATGATTTAGTTCTGTTGTGCAGTCAGGGGGAATTTTTAGGCTGTtcatagaaaacaaaaacagataCAAGAAGCATTAATTGTTTATGAAATACAGAATATTAAAACTCAAAATATATACTTTATGAATTATAACATTTAGTATCTGACTTGGCACTTAACTTTAATAATTTATCTTCACATAGATTAAAGCACATACTTTTTATTAGGAATTCTAAAATGATGAGTGAATGCCTTTATATATAGCTCTTTATATATGCCTTTATATATAGCTCTACAGTAATcacatttttttggtttgctttgtttttgtacttcggggtttgggtttttaaaaaaaaaaaaaagatgcaattacattttttaatagaagCCACAGAATTGATCAATCTGTTTTTAATTTGAGGATTTTCAATAGGTCTGAAATGCTATGAAAATATTGACAAGTCTTTTAGaatttaataataatacaaTTTATCACATACAATAATCAACTGCTCAAATTTATGTTCCAGTTTTGTACTAAGAATCTCTTCTGCTgccggggaggggaggggaggggaggggaggggaggggagggggggggggggaggggaggggaggggaggggaggggaggggaggggaggggaggggaggggaggggaggggaggggaggggaggggaggggaggggaggggaggggaggggaggggagaggagaggagaggagaggagaggagaggagaggagaggagaggagaggagaggagaggagaggagaggagaggagaggagaggagaggagaggagaggagaggagaggagaggagaggagaggagaggagaggagaggagaggagaggagaggagaggagaggagaggagaggagaggagaggagaggagaggagaggagaggagaggagaggagaggagaggagaggagaggagaggagaggagaggagaggagaggagaggagaggagaggagaggagaggagaggagaggagaggagaggagaggagaggagaggagaggagaggagaggagaggagaggagaggagaggagaggagaggagaggagaggagaggagaggagaggagaggagaggagaggagaggagaggagaggagaggagaggagaggagaggagaggagaggagaggagaggagaggagaggagaggagaggagaggagaggagaggagaggagaggagaggagaggagaggagaggagaggagaggagaggagaggagaggagaggagaggagaggagaggagaggagaggagaggagaggagaggagaggagaggagaggagaggagaggagaggagaggagaggagaggagaggagaggagaggagaggagaggagaggagaggagaggagaggagaggagaggagaggagaggagaggagaggagaggagaggagaggagaggagaggagaggagaggagaggagaggagaggagaggagaggagaggagaggagaggagaggagaggagaggagagatgaTTTGGCACAGGGAGTTCCCCCTTCGTGCTCAGCCACATGGTGGTTTTGGCTGGGTGGCCATTAAGCAAGGGAGGTACTTGATGTAACAATGTGTTAAATAAACACAGTGGCATAaccctctcctcctgccagagccggagcagcagagcctgaacTGAGCTCAGGAGGCTGAAGTGGTACCTACGGAGGGAACAGGTACTCTGGCGTGAGCTCCAAGTCATCGTCGTAGCCAAAGCGACGCAAAACAGTCCAGGTTGTCTCGTGCCTTCCTCGCTGAATGAAAAGTGTgtgtagaaaaagaaaacctaaaaatCAAAAATGGTGAAATCTTAAGGCTCTGAAGTGCTCTACCTGCTACAAGTGTTTTCAATAGAATCAGTATCAGATACTCAAAATACACATTGCAATTTTAAACCTCCTGGGTGATAGTACAGCATTATCTACAAGACTGAACATTCAGAAATCATGGTATTTGTAAAAGTATTCTCCAAGGAACCGTTTCCTTCAAACAATCCCTTGGTTTtctgttgtttgctttttccagtACCAGCATTTTAGAGCTGTATGAAGATAAACCCAGTATTTTCAACAGCTTAAACCAGAAAGCTTTAGCCTGGAGGAGCCTTGGAGGGCAGTTTGATGAAGACTGCTTTGAGTTTTCTGGTATCAAAATAACTGGATAAGATTTTGTTTGGCACTTCCCAGGGCTTAAAGAACACCAAGACATCACTGTTTAGCAAGCTCAGCTCTTGCAGTCTGAAAATCAAGACAGAGATCATATTCCAAAAGACCACCTTTTCCACATAAGAGTGATTATCAACTGTATAATCTTTTAAGAATTAAATAAGACTCACCTTTTAATGTCAATCCATTATCTGCAACTCCATCACTTAGGTTTTTCCTGACTACATTCTTTACATCTTCCAAAGCTTGAGGTGCCAGTGGTGTATTAAAACAAATTCTctaacacaaaacccaaaaacaataTGTTAGTACCACTGGCTACTGAGCTGGACAAACAGTATGTCCTGTATGAAATACAGCCTTAAAAATTCTGATAAGCTGGTTAAAGACAACAACACAATCTCTTAGTGGGAATAAAGAtataaaaactgcattttatttttaagtacattaatagattttttaaatttcggTCTTGAACTCAAATTTGAACAATggttagaaataaaaataatttcatttctgtttgtaCAAATCCATTCTTCTATGCTGCACTTGAGAACCTAGTATTTAGGCCTGATTCCCTTACAGCTCACACTTCTATTATTTATTCAATAACCAATCATTTGTTTTCTAGAATTATATAGCATATATATAGCATTACATAGCACCTTTAAGCATGGTGGAAACATAAGCAAGAGAGGTACCTGAAAGAAGTTGAGCTCTGCATCATTGAGAGTACCATCATTATCTTGATCAGAAATTCTAAAAATGCGAGTCAGTGCTTTAATGCAGGCAGGTTTCATCTAAGGAATAAAAGGAAGTTCAGTATCTTTCTAGGCTTGAATATAGAAAGATTACACTGAATGACACCAGGCAGCTCAATCACATGGAAACACACACTAGTCTTCATTTACAGTTTCAGAACAGAGACATTCATTCACATGTAcacaaaagtaaaaagcaagaagaaataaaaaattgatttaGCAAATTTATATCcataaatttaaaacaattattcCACATGAAATGTTTTTCTATTCCATTATTAGAAAAATCTCAAGCTCTTCACAAGCTGAAGGTGGCACtactgttattaaaaaaaataaaactcagttCTCTAAATTCAGTCTTATTGCTATAGAAAACTTTGAGAAACAActaaataaattgtttttttttttccccaaaacattttctggtggggaaaaaaaaatcaccttaaaGTCCCAGTGCTTTGCAAAACTAAATAGGTCTAGAACTACAGCCAGCTCACTTCAAACATCAAATACTGAAAACCTTCACAGGGCTCATTCATCTAGCAGGCAAAGCATCGAGCATATGGACTATCTCTAGGACAAAAGAACTGCTAGGATACCTTCCAAGTGAGGGACAACACACACTGGCAATGCTCTCCCAACAACTACCGTGATGATGGACTCTTCTCTTCACAGAGGTCACACAGATTGCATAGACATTGGTTTTGGAAAACCAAAAAGATTTCAGCACAACAACTTTATCACAACATTACTAACTCATATAGATGATTCTGATGGAAGAAATCAAAACAGGGTTATTCTCTGATTCTCTACTTAACAAAGTATTTACAGCTGAAGCAACTTTCCTACTTCCCAATACTAAATGGATACAATTGGAGATTCTATTTGTACTTGcccagaaaatttaaaaaaaataaaatactcctTCATAATATCCTCAGCTAACCACCTGATCCCTAAAAACCACACTCATCACTTGTTTCTCATCCCTTTTGCCAAAGTTTCCCAAgattctcagaaaaaaacaattctcTTAGATCAGGCCAAGTCTAGAGTGTTTTCCCTGAAATAAATGGAGTTCCTGTGAAATGCACATCTAAAGGAGAACTGAATTGAAGACATAATTTGGGTCACATTACATTTGGCTCAAAGCCATGAGCAAAGCTTCTCATTTTACCCAGCAGTTCACACAAGCAACAAAAAACTGTCCTCACTGCTttgaaggaagaggaaagacaGGTCAGGGTCATAcatcccaaaacagccccagtgGTTCTGGGATGCAATGCCTGACATTTGGGGTGGGGTGCTGGTAACAGAACACACTAAGAGATGCAAAATCCACTGAAAAGGAACAAACAGGAAAGTGATTCACTCCCCCCAAATTATTTGCTCTGAGAATCTATGGATAAATACCTCTTTCTCCTCTGGGCAATAAAGAGGACCTGTAGGATGTAGAACAGCTTTCTGTGCATAATAAAATAGCTCAGATATATTCTTCAAGTTTTTGGCTGAACACTGAAAGAGAAATCCTCACATTGATGAGCTAGTTTCTTGACTATTTGGCGATTTCTTCTGAAATTTAAGTAAGCATCGAATTTTTAAAGACTTAATCCCCTCCTGTCAGTACAGGGCTGGTTTGGAAAAAAGACCAGCCCCTGTACCTGCTCAATTAATTAACAAATGAGGTTTCACTACAATCTGTTGTCATACCAAGAACAGAAATCAAAAAGCAGtatctgctttgaaaaaaaaaaaaaaaaagagacatatCCACACATTAAATCAATTCTTTGCAGACATCTGTCTGGCTTAATATTAAATAGAAAACCCTTGTTAAAGAGAAGTATGTGAGGAGGCTCTAAATATTAGAATTTGACAGTAACATTTGATTATACAACCATGTAATCTTCCCTAAAGAAAGTTAACATAAAAACTCACTATTACAATTACTCATGTTTGAAATatttagtttgaaaaaaaaaaaatccctttttctaCTATAAAGTTACCATACATGCTAGGCAAGAATGTATTTTCTGTTACTTTCTTTAACTTCAGAAAGTCTTGCATACCTCTACACAAGTTTCTATTTCTGTATATTGATTCATAATGGGAAGGATAGTTTCCATACTGCTGTACTCCACTAGATCAGACTTGTTTCCAACTAATATAAGAGGCAGCctaaaaacaaaagaatattAAGAGCTTTAAAGACAGATGgacaaaaatatgtttcttaATTTAGCATTTTATGTCCCACCAGAAAACACTGTAATATTTTCATGATGTAATTAAATGCCACTGGAGGCAATGGGCAAAACTAAATGGCAGCAGTTTAAATAAAGTGTTTTGATATACACTTAGACAGAAATGTACTTCTTGTTGATTCTACAAAACCCACACATTTACATACAATGGTAACTAATCCCATTGTTATTacccaaaccagcagcagcagaaaagctATACAGACCCTAGAGCCAAAGCCAGTTATACCATAGCAAATATAAACACACCTGGTAAAAGCTGCCCATGAAATTCAAAGTAAATAACATTGCTGGCACATGTAACAGACCTACATACTTCAGATCTCTTGCTTCTTGGACTTCTTATATAAACTTTAAGTTTAGCATTTGATTGTCTTAAACAATTAACATCCTCAACACTGTTCATTGACACCCATCGATGTGCAGCCTAATTCACACTTCTCATCTTTACTTAAGCACCTGCTATCTTTGTCTGTCCTTTCATTGATGAGAGGAATCCATCGACTCGTTACCTAAAGTGGGATTAAAAACAGACATGAAAAATACATATTCAAATTAAGTGTGACTGAACTGTGCACAAGTTTCACTACAACTGCTACTGCTTCTTTCCCAAAAAGGCACATACTGACcccacaaagaagaaaacaaagactgGAGCTGATTAATGAGCAACTTTCTCAGATTAGTGAAATTACTAAAAACTCATATGTGAAAATGGAGCAGAAGCAAACCCACATCTGTTCATTCTCTTAAAAACTGATCTCAAACTCCATCTCAGGCATTTCAAATGTCTAATCCAGATTTCAGCTTGACATCAGTTAACAGTGCACAAGTTACATCTCAATAATGGGATAAAATGTGTTACTGTACCTTATCAATAGAATTCTTGTTGTTAACAGCATAGACTATACAAATCACATTTGCCTGAaatgaagagaaaggaaaggcaTGGAATTCCACTGCTCAGAACCCCTGAGCAACACAGATAATTAAAGACCATAAATAACAACATCAGAGTAAACTCACTAGAGAACTCTGTTCCAGGCTTGTTTAAGCTACTTGGAGTCTGATCAACAAGATTAAAACAAAGAACTTATATGGTGAGAAGTGCCAAAAAGCCTTTCTTGCAGTGTGACAGTCACAGCTTGTGCCTGCAGAGACCTGTGCCACCAGGAAATCCAAACTGAAGAGTCATAATGTGCAGCCTCCACTGAAGCACCAAACTAAATGCCAGAAATGGAACACAACACCATGACAGACTGTGCAGAAAATGTGCAAAGGTGCCcagaaagaactgaaaatagGAATCAGAAGGGATGACAAAGTCACCAAGAAGCCTGCGCTATTCATAAATGCATTAGTACCATGTgacagaaagcagcaaaatggaTCTTTTCAGGATAGAATTATTTATACAAAACTGGCTTGCTGATTAAAGGATATTTAGGTTCTGTCCTTTA is a genomic window of Molothrus aeneus isolate 106 chromosome 26, BPBGC_Maene_1.0, whole genome shotgun sequence containing:
- the RHOT1 gene encoding mitochondrial Rho GTPase 1 isoform X2 — protein: MKKDVRILLVGEPRVGKTSLIMSLVSEEFPEEVPPRAEEITIPADVTPERVPTHIVDYSEAEQSDEQLYHEISQANVICIVYAVNNKNSIDKVTSRWIPLINERTDKDSRLPLILVGNKSDLVEYSSMETILPIMNQYTEIETCVECSAKNLKNISELFYYAQKAVLHPTGPLYCPEEKEMKPACIKALTRIFRISDQDNDGTLNDAELNFFQRICFNTPLAPQALEDVKNVVRKNLSDGVADNGLTLKGFLFLHTLFIQRGRHETTWTVLRRFGYDDDLELTPEYLFPPLKIPPDCTTELNHHAYLFLQSIFDKHDLDRDCALSPDELKDLFKVFPYMPWGPDVNNTVCTNERGWITYQGFLSQWTLTTYLDVQRCLEYLGYLGYSILAEQESQASAITVTRDKKIDLQKKQTQRNVFRCNVVGMKGCGKSGVLQALLGRNLIRQRQIRAEHKSYYAINTVYVYGQEKYLLLHDVSDSDFLTDAETICDAVCLVYDVSNPKSFEYCARIFKQHFMDSRIPCLVVAAKSDLHEVRQEYSISPAEFCRKHKMPPPQAFTCNTADVPSKDIFVKLTTMAMYPHVTQADLKSSTFWLRASFGATVFAVLGFAMYKALLKQR
- the RHOT1 gene encoding mitochondrial Rho GTPase 1 isoform X3: MKKDVRILLVGEPRVGKTSLIMSLVSEEFPEEVPPRAEEITIPADVTPERVPTHIVDYSEAEQSDEQLYHEISQANVICIVYAVNNKNSIDKVTSRWIPLINERTDKDSRLPLILVGNKSDLVEYSSMETILPIMNQYTEIETCVECSAKNLKNISELFYYAQKAVLHPTGPLYCPEEKEMKPACIKALTRIFRISDQDNDGTLNDAELNFFQRICFNTPLAPQALEDVKNVVRKNLSDGVADNGLTLKGFLFLHTLFIQRGRHETTWTVLRRFGYDDDLELTPEYLFPPLKIPPDCTTELNHHAYLFLQSIFDKHDLDRDCALSPDELKDLFKVFPYMPWGPDVNNTVCTNERGWITYQGFLSQWTLTTYLDVQRCLEYLGYLGYSILAEQESQASAITVTRDKKIDLQKKQTQRNVFRCNVVGMKGCGKSGVLQALLGRNLIRQRQIRAEHKSYYAINTVYVYGQEKYLLLHDVSDSDFLTDAETICDAVCLVYDVSNPKSFEYCARIFKQHFMDSRIPCLVVAAKSDLHEVRQEYSISPAEFCRKHKMPPPQAFTCNTADVPSKDIFVKLTTMAMYPHARLRCMCACNRCTFCICQNFLNSDLLQSVKNKLFTAVLNRLRAYLAEVGAMLLADEESRIMQQVHAVHSVEDSIFMESSLGPRLLEDRHVTQADLKSSTFWLRASFGATVFAVLGFAMYKALLKQR
- the RHOT1 gene encoding mitochondrial Rho GTPase 1 isoform X1, with the translated sequence MKKDVRILLVGEPRVGKTSLIMSLVSEEFPEEVPPRAEEITIPADVTPERVPTHIVDYSEAEQSDEQLYHEISQANVICIVYAVNNKNSIDKVTSRWIPLINERTDKDSRLPLILVGNKSDLVEYSSMETILPIMNQYTEIETCVECSAKNLKNISELFYYAQKAVLHPTGPLYCPEEKEMKPACIKALTRIFRISDQDNDGTLNDAELNFFQRICFNTPLAPQALEDVKNVVRKNLSDGVADNGLTLKGFLFLHTLFIQRGRHETTWTVLRRFGYDDDLELTPEYLFPPLKIPPDCTTELNHHAYLFLQSIFDKHDLDRDCALSPDELKDLFKVFPYMPWGPDVNNTVCTNERGWITYQGFLSQWTLTTYLDVQRCLEYLGYLGYSILAEQESQASAITVTRDKKIDLQKKQTQRNVFRCNVVGMKGCGKSGVLQALLGRNLIRQRQIRAEHKSYYAINTVYVYGQEKYLLLHDVSDSDFLTDAETICDAVCLVYDVSNPKSFEYCARIFKQHFMDSRIPCLVVAAKSDLHEVRQEYSISPAEFCRKHKMPPPQAFTCNTADVPSKDIFVKLTTMAMYPHARLRCMCACNRCTFCICQNFLNSDLLQSVKNKLFTAVLNRHVTQADLKSSTFWLRASFGATVFAVLGFAMYKALLKQR